A genomic window from Gemmatimonadaceae bacterium includes:
- a CDS encoding type II toxin-antitoxin system death-on-curing family toxin has protein sequence MATRFLSLAEVLDLYGRVLVSGGGSSALRDLGALEAALAQPRATFDGVELYPSLVEKAGALGFALIRNHPFVDGNKRIGHAALEVFLALNGYQLDASVGDAERTILDVASGAMDRSDLTGWIFTHLTVYPDP, from the coding sequence GTGGCGACTCGGTTTCTCTCGCTCGCTGAAGTTCTCGATCTCTACGGCCGCGTCCTGGTGTCAGGCGGCGGCTCCTCTGCACTTCGTGACCTCGGTGCGCTCGAGGCTGCACTCGCGCAGCCCCGAGCCACCTTCGACGGCGTCGAGCTCTACCCCTCCTTGGTCGAGAAAGCCGGAGCGCTCGGGTTTGCGCTTATCCGGAATCATCCATTTGTCGACGGGAACAAGCGTATCGGACACGCTGCGCTCGAAGTTTTCCTCGCGTTGAACGGATATCAACTTGACGCATCCGTCGGCGATGCGGAGCGTACTATCCTGGACGTCGCATCGGGCGCTATGGACCGCAGTGACCTTACAGGATGGATTTTCACGCACCTGACAGTCTATCCGGACCCGTGA